The stretch of DNA ACCAGTGTGACACAAACTGAGTATGCTTATGCATCAGAAAAACATGGTTTTCAGGAAATGAAAGAGAGGGGTATTCTTGAGGATAGACTGGTACTTCTGAATAGCGTGAGTGGAGCATTTAGGCCCGGCATTCTTACAGCTTTGATGGGAGTTAGTGGTGCTGGTAAAACGACTCTTATGGATGTGTTGGCTGGTCGGAAAACAGGAGGTTATATTGAAGGGAATATTACAATTTCGGGATATCCCAAGAAGCAAGAAACATTTGCTCGAATTTCAGGATACTGCGAGCAGAATGATATTCATTCTCCCCATGTCAATGTATATGAATCTTTGATTTACTCCGCTTGGCTACGGTTACCTCCAGAAGTCAATGATGATACCAGAAAGGTCAGTTTCGTTTTACAGAAGAATATCCAAGGGCGGATCTATGATTTTTGGAGAGGTGGATGACTTGGGGCAACTTGATGGATCTCGGGGGACAAAACTAACATTAGAGAAAAGTTTACATAAGATTTCGTGTCAGCTCATTCACACCCCTGCAGATCCATGTTTGAGACAATCCATCCTTCCATTCAAAGTTGACCAAGTTACTATATATATTgaatgtgattttttttaacTATGCTAGATGTTCATTGACGAAGTCATGGAGCTCATGGAACTCACAAAGTTAAGAGATGCACAGGTTGGATTACCCGGGATCAATGGTCTGTCAACTGAGCAACGAAAGAGGCTGACAATTGCTGTGGAGCTGGTGGCAAACCCATCTATAATATTCATGGATGAACCAACTTCAGGGCTTGATGCAAGAGCTGCTGCAATTGTTATGAGAACAGTCAGGAACACTGTCGACACAGGAAGAACAGTCGTGTGCACTATCCACCAGCCCAGCATTGACATATTTGAAGCTTTTGATGAGGTGAagcattttcttttaaaaaaaaaatattctcatATTTCTGTTTCTTTTCTTATCAGTCTTTAACTAGAAGTTACTTCACCAGCTATTTCTACTAAAACGAGGAGGAGAAGAGATATATGTAGGACCTTTGGGACATAATTCGACACATCTGATCCAATATTTTGAGGTGAGTTCGCTCAAGGGAGAACAAAAAAAAGATTGGAAAACAatagtttcattttcttttggaATCTGTATCTCGAATCCTTTAGATCGTTATTTCATTTTCAATAAAGGGTATTCAAGGTGTGAGCAAAATCAAGGGCGGTTATAATCCAGCGACATGGATGCTAGAAATCACTGGTCCTGCGCAGGAGATGACCTTAGGCATCGATTTTGCTCAAGTGTATAAAAATTCAGAATTATACAGGTTACAAGTCTCTCCATTTAAACTCTGATTTGTCAGCGTTCGCTGGCttgaaatatcatttaaaattttttgttaGATGACATTCCCAAACGAATCTTTCAGGAGGACCAAATCTATGATCAACGGGCTAAGTTCACCACAACAAGGTACGAAAGAGCTATATTTCTCTACTCAATTCTCACAACGTTTCCATGTTCAATGCATGGCCTGCCTGTGGAAACAATACTACTCGTACTGGCGAAATCCAACTTATACTGCTGTGAGATTCTGGTTCACATTGTTCATCGGGCTGATCTTTGGAAGCATGTTCTGGGATCTTGGCTCTAAGAGGTAGTAAAATATGAAAGATAATTATATTACAGATAATAGATCAATTAAGCACCTCCCATTTTGTCCCAGGTACTAAAATTCTTTGTGAAATTTGTACGAGCAGGAGTAACGAACAAGACATATTCAATGCCATGGGTTCTTTGTACACATCAGTCCTATTCCTAGGAATCCAAAATGCGATTGCTGTGCAGCCAGTAGTCGCTACCGAAAGAACTGTCTTTTACAGAGAAAAAGCAGCAGGAATGTATTCAGCCATTCCATATGCGTTCGCACAAGTTATAACAATAAACTTTTGATAAGACACATTACATGCATATTCATTGAAAATCACAAGTTTTGATCATGTTTTCCTCATTTTTCCTAGGTTGCCATCGAATTTCCATACATATTCTTCCAAGTTATATTCTATGGCGTTATAGTCTATGCAATGATTGGATTCGAGTGGACAACAGCTAAATTCTTCTGGTTCATATTCTTCATGTACTTCACATTATTGTATTTCACATTCTATGGAATGATGGCCGTTGCAGTGTCGCCTAATCACCATATTGCGTTTATAATTGCTGCGGCCTTTTTATCCATATGGAACCTGTTCTCTGGGTTCATAATACCACGCCCTGTAAGTTCTACTCATAGATGTATTCATCTAACATATACAAAAATTTTCACTTAGGAGGAGTTAAGTCTCCTCAGGCGAGGCCACTGCATACAACATACAGAAACACAACAAACACATGGTTCTAACATTTGTTTTTATTCCTCGATACTATAGAGGATACCTATATGGTGGAGATGGTATGCTTGGGCATGCCCGGTTGCATGGACGTTGTACGGTTTAGTAACATCTCAGTTCGGAGATATCAAAGAGAGAATGGATTCAGAGATTACAGTTGAAGAATTTTTGAGAAGTTACTTTGGTTTCAGACATGATTTTCTAGGAGTTGTTGCTGTCATGATTGTCGGATTCACAGTTCTTTTCATCCTCACATTTGCATTCTCTATCAAGATATTCAATTTCCAAAGGAGATGATATTTTATATCAGAGTGTGGGCAGCACATTTGCAACTCCACCAACAAAACTCAGGAACcaagttttgtttttgttttttccttctttaattttaaatgagctAGCTGATCTGTTTAGCATGTGCACCAGTAAGTTCTAAAGAACAATAtctcaattaaatcaataagacatgtgaaagtATTCTGTTTAACATAATGGAAAAGATTGGGTGTATCACATGTTGTCTCGGATGTTGTAATACCTTGtaacaacatgcagcggaataatataacacaaaaataattaaaataacacaGAGATATTTATGTACAAGTGAACATACTTGTGTGATGTCTAATGCACaaaataatcactagaaaatAAATCGAGTTTACAATATCAATATTAGTGAAGGAACGAAAAGCTATCTTCCTTAACATTAAGCCAAGGAAGTAAAGTGTAACacccgaaaaatcagtccacgtaaaccacatgcatgcaaattatttgaattgcttgattgttttattttattgattttaaatgtttacatgATGCATATTATACAATTAAAGGtatgcatgattaaatgattatatggcaTGATTTAATGAGAATTGTAaattttatccgaatattcgataatagctTGGGAAAGGAGACtgaggacgaccaagacaagaataaatatatttttcattaaatattttcaaggcttcttaatatgattaaaaatgattaaatttttctaaaaatggtagagttcgaattattttacgagacgagctcgattttacccaggaagccggttttgggcaaacaaggaatttttaaaatatcaaaaatattattgttggaaactaattttttataaacttttattttacaattaaataagtgttattgacCCCAATTTAACTAATTTTGAGTAGGCCCAATTGCTCCTATGCTTGAAGGCCccaaaccaaagcccattatcatgcaaattaaatctataaaaatgCAAACCTAAGTCTTTTGACACCATTCAGCAGCCAAAAttacacacacaacacacaccaaaATTTGAAATCTTCAAGGAggaaaagctagggttcttcgtcgtccgttcGTCCTTTCGCGTGCCCCTCACCGACGATCGTATATTCGAATATTTTAAACGCAAAAACACGTTTTTATACCCTTTGAAGCATCATTCAAACCATAATATCCATGTTTTGTTTAttgttgcatgaaaaatatcgACGCTCGATAATTTTTACGATAGaacgattattttcaaagttttgacgattttatgcttgtttAATAAATGTTATGATTTCTAAGGGTTAGGCTGCCAACTTATGATGATTTATGGATAGAACATGAACAAATTAATGGGAAACGAGGGCTGGACATGAGTTGGAAGGGGCTGTGCACGTTGGACGGTTTTCTAGAAGGGGCCATGAACGCATGCAACTTCAAGGGGGCGGCAAGTGTGCATGCTGCACTAGGGCTCGGTCCGGGCTGGCTGGGCCCCGTGAGGGTTAGGATTTAGGGTCTGGTAGGGTCCTAGCCCTATCTCGTTGACAGGGAAGAGTCCATGATCgcatggactcttcccatgcGTGTTTAAGGCGCGGCCGAGGGCTGCTGGCATCGAGGGGCTAAGGGCTTGGCTAGGGGGTCTAGGCGGTGTCTCAGGGTGGTCCAGTGAGGGTTAGGAAGGcttgggctcggtggtggctcgggcaAAGAGTCCCATGTGAGAAGGAGAGTCCTATGCGCATAAGGAGACACGCGTGGCTCTTGTTGCTGATGCGGAAGTTCGCAGCGTGATTAGGAGGATCGGTATGGGCTAGAGCGAGTCTTAAGCTGGTCCAGACACTGTTAGGAGGTTGTAGAGTCGATGGCTAAGAAGTAACAGGAGTCCTAAACCGATTAGGAATCCTAGGGAATGAAGGAAGCTCACGCGCAACTCGGGTCATGTGTGCAGGGCTCGTGCGACGTGTAGGGGCTGGTTCCTTGGGTCAGGACTGGTCAATAGGGTCCATAAGGGGGCAAGTCAGGGTTTGGATCGAGGTGGCTCGGTCGTGGTTCGAGAATttgagagatggctcggtggtttTGAGCATGGGTTCGAAAATTGAGTTTAATAGAAAAGGGCTTGAATCGTGGGTCCACGGGGTTGGCTcgtggctcacaagggtagtttaGGTTATAAAAAATctctgtttaaaatttgggaagaaaaaattaaagtttgaattaattcagaAATTTAACACTTCACGAATtagtaattaaggaattaaatcgAAAGTCtcaaatttaagctaaataaaaatatctaaaatttaatttaagcttaaataattaactgggttggtctagagtcaatgaaagtaagaaaaaagtcaaaatcaagAAATAATACATCTAGGGACAAAacatggtcattttacacctataAAACCCTTTTTTTCACCTATAAATATGGCATCACATGCTAAAGAAATCACACCCAAAAAGCCACAAGAAAATTCAGCCATCTTCCCTCCAGAGCACTCTCAGCTGCCTCTAGGAaaggaagaagaagaaagagTCGTGCCGGCGATCTAGTGCTGTAATCGTTATCAATACTGTTGTTGTGTCCTGCCCAAGTTCGGTCACCACCTGTCCAAGTTGCAGCAAGTTTCGCACGTCCAAGTTTCGGCAAATTTCGAACTACACCTTCGGATTTTAGTAAGTTGGTTTTTGCTATGTACTTTTCTTGTAAACTTAAACTTTGTAAAAATGTATCATGACATGCTTACATGTGTGTCCattcattttcgaaaaatgctatcttctttttaaaaatctCGATCGATGTATGATATGTTCTTTCTGGTTTCGATGTTCTTTTATTCCGCTGATTCCTTTCAAAATTCTGATAAGTTTTGTTCGTTAAATCTGATTCTGTGATACACTGTTACAATTTGAGTTGGATATGGAATGACGATTGTAATTCTGTTTGGCCCcaatcagtgggtataaaactgtgttctgtctggcccccatcagtgggtataaaactgtgttctgacctcaccccttagaggactaacatatggcGGACAATTTGATCATggaaaatgagatgagtaacaatgATGTATTTGTTCTGATTTTTTCTGTATTTTCTGATAATCTCTGCCTTACATTTCGAATTTGATTCTGTTCAGTTATGTTAAGTCAATGTAATAACTTTCGAAAGTCTTTTAAAAGATGACTTTAAAATtatctctatatgtatttttggaAATTGATCTGCCCCCaattgctgagtgtttcccaaagcACTCAGCCTTACATATCTTCCTAGATAAGACTGAGGAACAAGTGAAAGACGAAGAGCAAGAAGGATTCTGTGGCTGGTGAACGCATCAAGATATCTAGGGTCAAAACTTGTATTTCTTTTGTATTTCGCTTTCGCATTATTtatgtaaatttttattttgttgtcattgtaaagacaatattttttatgaaaaagactggttttggCTATTTACTACAAGGCTTAATTCTTTTcatgaaaattaataaacaaTACCGGATGTCACTGGCGCTTCGGTTTCGGGGCATGAAATTTAAGTGGTATAAGAGCCGCTAGGTCATAATCCCGCTGcgattttgacagacaaaatttgacgAAGGCAAAAGCTTAGTGCATTCTGAAACAAACTCCCATCCTTCCCTAAATCTCTCGAGAAACTCAAATTCTATCTCTTTCAATCATTCTGTAAATTCTCAGTATCGAAAAttccacgacaactttgtttGCCATTCAAattttgtgcctttctatcctttattaCTATTCTGAAATTTTACCTCGATTTATTttaggaaatggctgctccacaGACCCGTGCTCAAGCTGACCTTCGCATGCGACAGCTCACCATTGACAATCAAGCTAGAGAAATTGCGGACTCTGAAGGCTCAACTTGCAAGGGGAAAACAAGAAAAATGGGAAATTATAGAAATCAAGAACCTACTCCAGACTGATGTGCAGCGACTCACCCATCACCTAGACTTGGCCGAGAGCCAACTTCTTTTGGTACCTACTGATTCAGCCCGTATCCAGCGCCTAGATACCTTGAACCGGGAGTTACTAGCGAGAGTTGAGACTGAGAGAGGACCGTGCTACTCGTGCTCGTCATCGTACAAGAAGAAATATCTAAAAAACAAGAACGATACATCTCGAAGATTCATAGCGCCATGGATAGGCTCCAAGACTAGAATAATTATTTGCATCTCATGGTGGATAACATGGAAGAGGAGGAGGAAGAACCTATGGTTGTGGTCAACGATGATAGTGACGATGGAGACATAATAGAATAGGCTAGACTAGTATTATTATTGTAATAAAAGTATGCTTCGAAAAGCACTAAGTGTAATAACTTATTTCTAAATAAAAATTCTATTATCCTTAAATTATTGCATTTACATATTAAAattgatgagtattttataacctatcaataaaattaatttctttaTATGAAACAAACATTGACTCTCGAATCGTTATAACCGAACTCCAAAAACAACTCCAAGAAAAGGAAGCGGATATTGAAACATTGAACGTAAGAAATGACAAGCTCGAGAGAGATAACTACAAACTAGATGGAAATAATACATTCATGGATAATGACCTCTACGAGACACGAGAAGAAGTAAAAAGTTTACAAGAAAACATCAGACGCTATGCCGCCTACCATCGCGAATCAGAACAGCAACACGAGATCACCAAACGAAAGTTGGACGAAGCGCAAAATAAGATTTTAAAGCTCCAAATTCGGGATGAAAGTCGTCTCAAAACACAATGCCGCCTTGAAGAAAAAATCGAAGAACATGAAGTCAATGACAACGTAAATCAATCCACAATTCAGCAGGTGCAAAAGAAAGTGGAAACATTGACAAATCACAATTCTCTTCTGGAACACCACATCCATTCAGTTACAAAATGACATGATCAATATGGAAGACCTCATGGGGAAAATCAAAGAAAACCAAGGAAACCCTATGGAAGAAGAAATTGACGAAGCTATGGGGGATGAGGAAGTATTAGGCGAGTAGGATGATCCCTGGAATAAGCATTGATTGTATTCAGGCCAATTGGGCTAATCGCTTTTGTTAATGAAAGAttaaatgtatgtattttaaaaattaatgaattttttttattatgtctATTTAAAAcaacttaataaaatatatgcttATAGGAAATGGCGGGAAGACCACCCAGAAATAATCGTAACCCGCGCGGCGTCAATCAAAACAAAAACGAGACTCCGCCACCACCACCAAGAGTAAATCTTAGCTAGGAGGATATGGTGGCAATAGCTACTATAGTAGCTGCAACCCTACAAAGAATTGTATACCCAAACGCTAACGCTATTCAACCACCACCAGAATCACAACCGCGTGGAATTAAGTATCACTACGAATCCCTCTGAATGAACCGGGTCCCAACCTTTGATGGAAATCCTGATCCAGAAGTCAGTCATAACTGGCTTAAGAATGCTGAAACCCAACTCCATTTGCTGGAAATACCTGAAGAGCTCAAGTTGAAGTAGTAATACAATTTCTTGAAGATTGGGCACGCAAGTGGTGGGAAACGGTATCACCATCCTTGACTGAGATAGAGCAGATCACATGGAAAATCTTCAGAAgggaatttttgaaacaatactaCCCGAGAGAATGTCGTCTGCAAAAGCTGAGTGAGTTCGAAGGTTTTAAGCAAACCTCAGACATGACAGTGATGGAGTACATATCAAAATTCAATGATCTTGGAACCTATGTTCCAACCATCATATCAAACAAAACCCTGAAAATGCATCGCTTTAAGAAAGGGCTGAACAGCCGAATTGAGACTGCTTTAGCAATGTTCAGACCAAACAATTTTGCGGACTTAATGGGTGTGACAATGAGCGCAAAAACAAACATCAAGCAACAAGAAGAGGAGAGCAAAAACAAGAGGCCCTTCATCAGTCAGTATGCCCATAATGACCCCAAATTCAAGAGGCCAAACCATTCAAGAGGACCCTCAAAGGGAACCTTTAACAATGCTGTCAACAAGGAAGGAAAGTGGTGTTATACTTGTCGACAGAATCATCTTGGAGAATGTTATAGGAAGACGGGCACTTGTTTCAAATGTGGATAAGTAGGACATCAGTTTAAAGAGTGTCCTGAGAACAAAGATAAAGGGACTGGACCAAACAATCCAAATGAAAAAACAAGGCCAACGCTCGTGTGTACGCTATAACTCAGGATGAAGCAGATAACACCAATGATGTGGTGGCAGGTTCTATTTTACTCAATGAAATGCCTGCTTATGccttgtttgattgtggtgctactcACTCATTCGTGTCTAGACGATTTGCTAAAAAGTTGAAACTTGAGCATGAAACTCTTAGTGAATCGTTAATTGTTGCAACACCTGCTtgcaaaacaattgaaacccaTAAGATATATCGGAACTGTAAAATCTGCATCAGTAAACAGATCTTTGAGGTagaattgattcaactcaatatgaCTGAGTTCGATATCATTCtcggaatggactggttagcaAATCACCATGCCATGGTAGACTGCCAAAAGAAAAATGTCGAACTACAGACTCCaaatcaaaagaaaatcatatatcatggaAAGTCCAAAGAACGAAAATCTCTTCTATCTGCCTCACAAACCTAGAAGCCATAAAAGGAGTTGAAGAAATTTACCTTGCAATGATCAACGAAGTCCAAGAAGAAGCTGCCCCAaagttggaagatattccaGTTGTCCAAGAATTTCCAAATGTTTTTCTTGAGGATTTACCGGGTGCGATACCCGATAGAAAagtgaaatttgaaattaatttggtCTCTGGTGCCGCACCAATTTCAAAGGCaacataccgaatggctccagttgaattaaaggagttaaaggagCAACTTCAGGAGTTATTGGACAAGAAACAAATCCGACCTAGtgcatccccgtggggagccccaatactgtttgtaaagaagaaggacagAAGCATGAGACTATGTATTGACTATAGGGAGTTGAATAAGATcacgataaagaataagtacccgctCCCAAGAATatatgatcttttcgatcaactaAAAGGAGCTAAGGTCTTTTCAAAACTCAACCTAAGATCAGGCTATCATCAATTGAAATTCAAGGCTGGGGATATTCCTAAAACagcttttaggacaagatatggacattatgaattcatAGTGATGCCtttggtctaacaaatgctcctgcagcattcatggacctcatgaacagGGTATTCAAGCCATACCTCGATAAGTTTGTAGtagttttcatagatgatatccttgtgtactcaccaAGTGAGGAAGACCTTCGAGAACATCTGTGTCTCACCTTGCAGACACTGCGTGAAAAGAAACTctatgccaaattcaagaagtgtgaattttgcCTAAAAAGTATTGCGTTCTTAGGCTATATAATCTCTGAATTAGGGGTGTCATTAGACCCTAAAAAAAGTAGAGTCCATCAGGGACTGGCCTCAACCGAAAACAGTGGCCGAagtaaggagttttctgggtttagctggctactagagaaaatttgtggaaggattttcttcgatagctctccctctcaccaaactcacatagaagaattcaaaatttatttggaatgaagcatgtgagaAAAGTTTCGAAACCCTAAAAAACAACTTGCGTCCACACTAGTACTAGTTCTCCCCGAGGACGGCAAGAACTTCACAATATATagtgacgcttcaaagggaggattagggtgCGTGCTTATGCAGGAAGGTCAGGTAATTGGCTACGCATCAAGGCAATTAAAGCCTTATGAACAAAATTACCCAACTCATGATCTTCAGTTAGCTGCAATTGTATTTGCACTAAAAATCTGGAGGCATTACTTTTATGGGGTCAAATGTGAAgtatttactgatcaccagagcctcaaccACATATTCACTCAAAAAgaactaaacatgaggcaaagaaggtggattgAACTTCTGAAAGATTACGATTTATCGATCAGTTACCATCCaggtaaggcaaataaggtagcATATGCTTTGAGCCGAAGGAACATTGGGAAGGTGAGCTTATCCTCTCTATCAGCACAACCATGCTTTCGAGAAGCAATCAAATTGAAACAAAGTCGAGATTCCTCCATCACAAATAttaaagatcaaattcaaggagGAAAAATCCAAGAATTTCAGACTGATGAAAATGATGTTCTTTGGATGAAAGGACGTTTGTATGTACcaactgaagctgaatatattgctgcatctaCTGCAGCCAAAAAGACAGTTTGGATTTtcaatttcgtccaagagttgggcgttacttctaatggagttgatccagccCCGATGTATtgtgacaacactggtgccgttacACAAGAAAAGGAACCAAGATCTCATAAGCGATCCAAATATATACTGAGGAAATTCCACATCATTCGGGAGATCATGGAAAGAGGAGATATTTAATTTGAGAGAGTCACCTCTTCAGATAACATGGATGATcaacttacaaagcccttgtcAGGGcaattgtttgagaagcatcgtgaAATAATGGGAATAAAGTTTATGGTTAGTCGGCTCTAGGGAAAGTGAAAGAATGTTAGTATATTCTTTATAAGCCAACCGTTGGCtaagaaatttattgactcagttgtaattgatagtctttattttaatataatttaatttcatggttgcgttttactttatctgtacaCCCATGCAATCAACATAGacaaagaccttgattatactttgatacaaatgaatcgtaattcgatcttGAAACACATTTGTAAAAACTGTATAGTCTAAATTCGTTCTtaatcgattcagccgcctaaaaacaaggatatatgtgatgttgtgtaccgtttTTCATGgcaagggcatagagatgtccaatcatgcagatgggtaatcatatgatgattataccgaacaaccctccctcagactttccaagtggttatcattaatCGAGAGAAAAAATCAGTGGTAAAAAttatacaccattagtccttacgaatAGGGACAATACCGAGGCTCTCCATACTAGGATTGtgttttgactcgtttaccgactccacgAGGCTCACAAGGTGAAGAAGTTGGGCGCAATTGCGACATGTATACGAGCCAgtacattgtagtcgggaattaaTCGGTCACCTACGGATgtggatatcttatgtgatctaACAAAATAATAGTGCAGTAAATCTCTTGCCAGAGTGTAAGATGTACTTTAGGGACAAGGACTCTCTAGTTCTGCATGCGAtgacactatgaatatttcatgaatGTATCACATAGCTATAGAATTCAATATGCAaacctcgatgaaccaatggttgtagattcgatcaggatatatgagatgaaggatcATACTGTATATTAATCATAACCGACTAATTCTTACAGGCACTATTAGTGATAATTAGGGAATCatgaggcgatgctactagaccctcttaccatgattcgatgggtttaatcaaaaaataatttctgacattctcatgatcaaatgttggtacATAAAATGAggcaaataagggtaagcccgaGTTAAATACAATGTCATGAATcgcaaagagttgtgaacccacggctagctatatgtctgaaccattgagggtcactcAAGTACATGATATTTTGTTGAGTGACAAGATattttgttcccgttgagacaataaattcaaagagtggaatttatgataattaaaatttggagagaataaattcaaggagttggatttatgaaaaattgagaGTTTATAATATTAAACTCAAAGGttgagtttataaaaaaataaattaaaagtaatGGAAAATATGTATAATAGGCTTGTAGGAATACAAGTCCAACatgctaaataattaaagtcatTATTGGacttttttatattaattaattaaattagttgtaCTAGTCAAATGAATTAACTAAGCCCATTAATGTATAATTAAGGAACCATAGCTAAACCTATAATTAAGGAAACTAGGTTAAGGGCTCATGATTTAAAAAAGGGGACACAAAATCCTAGCCTccacatattatatttttcgaaaatccaTCTCCAAATTTCtccaaaaatttcggccaccttcaataaataatttagggtTTGAGCCGTCTTTTTGTCTTCGATCTCAACGataaattttgttaaaattttataGTACATTTCAGACGAGGAACACATTTTTGAACCTTACAATTGATTGGAGAATTGAAGAAAAGCTTCAAGAAGATCGTTCGTAGGGAAAACTACAAGATCTATCTCCACCAATCTCGAAATAGTTTGTGCCAAGTGATatattcactaaaggtatattcATAAacgtcctatgaatgtttatttcttTCAAACCATACGAGTATCAATAGAAGTTATTTGAActttgttagacttaatttgaTTGTgatgatgagagtcaaaaccagtaggtcgCGGTAGCTAAAATCAGAAGACTACATAAAAGCAGAAGCTCTAGTATCGCGTTaacaaaagcagtactcttTGAGTACTTATCAGCGTAGAAAAACCAGAAGCAGAACGTAGCTTTATAAGCTGAACTTA from Primulina tabacum isolate GXHZ01 chromosome 3, ASM2559414v2, whole genome shotgun sequence encodes:
- the LOC142538602 gene encoding uncharacterized protein LOC142538602, producing the protein MQEGQVIGYASRQLKPYEQNYPTHDLQLAAIVFALKIWRHYFYGVKCEVFTDHQSLNHIFTQKELNMRQRRWIELLKDYDLSISYHPGKANKVAYALSRRNIGKVSLSSLSAQPCFREAIKLKQSRDSSITNIKDQIQGGKIQEFQTDENDVLWMKGRLYVPTEAEYIAASTAAKKTVWIFNFVQELGVTSNGVDPAPMYCDNTGAVTQEKEPRSHKRSKYILRKFHIIREIMERGDI